In the genome of Hydra vulgaris chromosome 06, alternate assembly HydraT2T_AEP, the window tattcttatagtatgtatattcttatatatatatatatatattcttatagtACAAATAttcttatagtatatatattcttatagtAAAGGATTTAAATATACCGTTTGTTGGACAAAATGGCTTTAATgactctttttctttaaaaatgacaaaatcaAATACACTTTATGTAAtaaccattaaatttaattgatttaattctgtttttgagatcttcaaatatatatgtgtgcctaagaaatttataatttttttaaatttttattaactataaaaatattttatttttatcaactataaaagttgcatttatagaaatttttctgacatttttttttttcaataagctttttataatagatttatcatttttgaaattttcatacagtttctttttatttgagagttcattatatttttttcataatttacacTACCACATATCTATCAAATTCAATGTCATTTTTAGGATCTTCTGGAAAATCATTAGTTCTTAGAAAAGTTTTCAGACATTTTGATGTCTCTCAAAACTAAATTGCAACTTGAATTTATCTGTTTTTGTTgcgtttttttctgttttttttaatcgtttttgGTTTTCTGACTTACTTAACTTTCTGCTTATTagttttgcatttattttgatGGACGCATAAAGATTTTCTCACCGGAGtatctgtttttctttttccatatTTAGAAATCAGTTATATAATAGCAGGAGTAATGTTTgatgaaatattatataactcATTTGTGATTTGCAAATTCAATTTTGCTGCAACTGTTTTGGTCATTAGTTTCTTGGTCCACTGAAACACTTGACAATTTGTAAATGCTCAACTGCCTCATTGAAGCTTGTCCATCAGTAAAGATTGATTGGGTTTTCTTCAAGTTTTGCCAATAGGTGACTTTTCAGGAAGTACAGCTACCGGTAAAACTAACaagtttaatatgttttttactatttatttttaaagaacatttagctctttttttgtaaaagttttttcagattataataacataatttacacgcagatacacacatacatatgtgtgtttgtgttaATGAGCATCAAGTTATTTTACCAAACCTCTTACTTTTGACATTCAATTTTGCCATAGACATAATTGAATTCTTGTACTGCACAAGagaatttacaaaattaacttAAGTATTATTATGTCAGGATGATTTGAGCGAATAATATTTTGTACGTGCATTTTGCATTGACCTGGCAAACATTGTACATGCATCTTGCATCGAGCTAGAAAATACACTATTACATTGACCTGGCAAACATTTAGTCTTAAGTGTACAAtgtgtattattatttaatgaatctgcaaaattatatcaatttagGTTTCATTTATATAGCACAACAAACTCATTATCAATTGGAAGATTACATTACACATTGAAACATGTATATTCCAGAAGAATTGCACGAAAATAGagtataattagtttttttccaataaagtatataaataaacctTGTTAAATTTTggtaataatgtttttatggcCAAACTAGCACCAAACAACTGATAGTATTAACACCATACTAACACCACACAATAGATACTAATAACAAacaatgtatatttttaacaccAAATAAAGAAAACGCCAAAGAACAGGTATTTTAACACTAAACTAACACCAAGCAACAGAAGTATTACTAACACCAAATTATGACCGAAGAACCGAAATATGATTAAgtgtgttaaaactttaaaaaaatcagaaataaaaattaaaaagtttacaatagTATACtgataaacaaaagttataagacaaaaatatatatatgtaaattacaaacaaaaatatatattgtaactGATTGCTAAAAAATGTAGatcttattgtaaaattatagtaaaatacAATATCTAAATCTGTtttgtatacacacacacacctaGGTTTATAAATGGTTGCGATCTTTATCTGAAGAAGTATATGAAAGActggaaaaagaaaaagttttggtaactcattttaaaaaaaattttttttttccatttagaaAAATGAAATGCTTTTTAGTCAAATTTTTGTTGTCAAAACATGGTTGAAGTTTATGTAACTTTTTAGAATCAGCGCTTTGCATCTTTAATAACTGTGGGTTGCgtgaacattttcaaaattagcCAATCACGACGCTGTTCTCaagttaaaaatacaataaatgatATTACAGATGAGTCATTTCGTGCTCTTTCCGAATTTAATCAAAGTACTAATGAAACTGACTGGTATacgtaatatttatatactgtaACATATGATGCCAAAATTTTTAGACAATATTCTTTTTAGTATACTTTACTGTACCTGACGTTGCTAGTTCGCATTTTGCAAATGATTTCATTAACCTCCTGGATTCGCAAAACATCAATTATGTTTTGTATTTGCTCCAAATTGCTTATTTATTCAAACCAAACTGACAAACAAAACATTTGTCTGAAATTTTAggcatattttatttgttattttttgttatgttttttgttgcttttttccTTACATatactattgttttattatttaaaggtATCCTCCTATAATTAATTTGCATTTGACTGCTACAAAATTTCAGACGATGGTGTCTGCAAATAAATCCATTGATACTTACATGACGCATGCTTTTACTGGGGCTGTTGATGaccttattaaaataaacttgcCTACAGTTAAAccgaaaaataaattaaaaagcaatatatcgaactttttttctgttgccGATAGAAGTGAGTCCAATAAACCATCAAGCGATGAAAagcaatttctaataaataatatgaaaaccCCCTCTGTGAAGTTAAAAGATACAAAGCAATCCGAATAttggaataaatttttaacatcaagGAAATCAAATGAAATGATATTAGATAAATGTTCTGAGGAACATatttacagtttaaataatGGTAAACAAAATGGTTTAACGGAATTAAATCATGATTCAACAAACACAATACACGGTTTAACTGAACAAAAACGTGGTTTATCAGAACCAAAGCTTAAATCAGCAGAAGCGATCCTCAGTtcagaaaaatcaaaacatGGTTCAACGCAGTTAAAATATGAGTTGAAACattctgcaaaaaaaagtttttttgaaagtgcACCAAattctttcaatttaaaaaataatttaaacgaTTCTTTTAATGCCTCTGATTTAGTAAACGTTGATTCCATTACTCCAGCTAAAATTGTTAACGGGAGAAGTACCGCAAATAGCTTTACGGATCATTTATTTCGAGAACAAAAATCTGATTTTTCTAACGATGTAAAAAGCAATCTTTTGCACTCCGATTCTATAACTAAATCGTTGtcgtttttttctaaattttgtcaATCTGCCACTGATGTTCAATCTGAAGCAACACATGGTCAAAAAGAAATTTCCTCTCAAAAAAAcgatttatctaaaaataatatttattccGATTctgaaacatataaaaatgaaagaaagaaAACGTTTGACACAAGTTTTCAGGCTAATAAATCTCTCCAAGTTGCGAAGGCTGAATCTGGAATAACCGAAGAAAACAATAGTGTATCCGTTGATGATATTATGGTTTGcgaaaaatgtgaaaaacagGTTATTGCATGGAATCTTCCTGAACATATGGATTTTCATTATGCTAAAGAAATTCAAGAttcttttagaaataattttttaaatttgtacaaGCGCAAGGAATTTAACGAACctcctaaaaaaaagttgaaacaagatattcaaaactttttttcgtgTAAGAAGTAACTATTGAAGAAAGAGTTGGTTCCGTTAAGTTCGTTATTTACTATTCCCAATATAAAATTTctctaaatcaaataaatagttatgtattttttatttataaattttatgaatttaaagaTTATCTGTGTGCTTTTAACTCTGTTTTGGGCCTAAAGTAGATCCAACTGGCggtataaactatatatatatatatatatatatatgtatatatgtatatatgtatatatgtatatatatatatatatatatttatttatttatatatatatatatatatatatatatatatatatatatatatatatatatatataaatatatatatatttcgacATTTTGAccataaatagtattttttcaagtaaataataacattaaaaataaacaaagattaaaaatttactgatctttttgaataatttataatcAGATAAGTAATTGAGGATCTTAAACTTAAGGCCAAAAATTGAGGCTTTTGCCTTGGTCTTGGCTTTGAAAATTTTGGCCATGGttttgattgttttggccttggccttataaaataatacatattttcttattgatttcgTTAAATTCTGCGCAAAACCgtgttctttttttacaaattgtagttttattgtcacagcactttctacttacagttttgttaatagTTGGCCTAAACTTAAGGCGAAAATTGAAGTCTTTGGTCATGAAAATGTTTGCgtaggccttggccttgaaactcttaATCTTGAAGTGTTGGCATAGGCCTTGA includes:
- the LOC101236651 gene encoding DNA polymerase eta isoform X4 codes for the protein MERWRFRIIAVGYEARKFGVTRQMRGDEAKEKCPDIHLVPVPENRGKADLTQFREAGAEVIEILSGFADCLERASVDEAYMDLTELINREFCNYDIEEVALNTFQNTNIVGIDNMATGLTNTQDILKCDLYKQWHKVLQCSEENLKLAIGAIIADKMRKEVKEKLGFTCSAGIGHNKMLAKIVAGFHKPDQQTLVLPDNVAEMFQSTKMRKIRSLGGKLGKQLAETFNVEYMSDLLKISSHDLEKVIGKKSGDLVYGLCRGIDYEPVRPRQLPKSVGCSKNFNGKLTLSTTADVYKWLRSLSEEVYERLEKEKVLNQRFASLITVGCVNIFKISQSRRCSQVKNTINDITDESFRALSEFNQSTNETDWYPPIINLHLTATKFQTMVSANKSIDTYMTHAFTGAVDDLIKINLPTVKPKNKLKSNISNFFSVADRSESNKPSSDEKQFLINNMKTPSVKLKDTKQSEYWNKFLTSRKSNEMILDKCSEEHIYSLNNGKQNGLTELNHDSTNTIHGLTEQKRGLSEPKLKSAEAILSSEKSKHGSTQLKYELKHSAKKSFFESAPNSFNLKNNLNDSFNASDLVNVDSITPAKIVNGRSTANSFTDHLFREQKSDFSNDVKSNLLHSDSITKSLSFFSKFCQSATDVQSEATHGQKEISSQKNDLSKNNIYSDSETYKNERKKTFDTSFQANKSLQVAKAESGITEENNSVSVDDIMVCEKCEKQVIAWNLPEHMDFHYAKEIQDSFRNNFLNLYKRKEFNEPPKKKLKQDIQNFFSCKK
- the LOC101236651 gene encoding DNA polymerase eta isoform X3, translating into MSSHGKNRVVLLVDMDCFYVQVVQRKNPELIGKPCAVVQYNAWKGGGIIAVGYEARKFGVTRQMRGDEAKEKCPDIHLVPVPENRGKADLTQFREAGAEVIEILSGFADCLERASVDEAYMDLTELINREFCNYDIEEVALNTFQNTNIVGIDNMATGLTNTQDILKCDLYKQWHKVLQCSEENLKLAIGAIIADKMRKEVKEKLGFTCSAGIGHNKMLAKIVAGFHKPDQQTLVLPDNVAEMFQSTKMRKIRSLGGKLGKQLAETFNVEYMSDLLKISSHDLEKVIGKKSGDLVYGLCRGIDYEPVRPRQLPKSVGCSKNFNGKLTLSTTADVYKWLRSLSEEVYERLEKEKVLNQRFASLITVGCVNIFKISQSRRCSQVKNTINDITDESFRALSEFNQSTNETDWYPPIINLHLTATKFQTMVSANKSIDTYMTHAFTGAVDDLIKINLPTVKPKNKLKSNISNFFSVADRSESNKPSSDEKQFLINNMKTPSVKLKDTKQSEYWNKFLTSRKSNEMILDKCSEEHIYSLNNGKQNGLTELNHDSTNTIHGLTEQKRGLSEPKLKSAEAILSSEKSKHGSTQLKYELKHSAKKSFFESAPNSFNLKNNLNDSFNASDLVNVDSITPAKIVNGRSTANSFTDHLFREQKSDFSNDVKSNLLHSDSITKSLSFFSKFCQSATDVQSEATHGQKEISSQKNDLSKNNIYSDSETYKNERKKTFDTSFQANKSLQVAKAESGITEENNSVSVDDIMVCEKCEKQVIAWNLPEHMDFHYAKEIQDSFRNNFLNLYKRKEFNEPPKKKLKQDIQNFFSCKK